One Maribacter dokdonensis DSW-8 genomic region harbors:
- a CDS encoding alpha-ketoacid dehydrogenase subunit alpha/beta → MNYTDFKVTEDVKLKLYKSMLKPRMVEEKMLILLRQGKISKWFSGIGQEAISVGVTTALKEDEYILPMHRNLGVFTTREIPLYRLFAQWQGKASGFTQGRDRSFHFGTQDFKIIGMISHLGPQLGVADGIALAHKLKKEKKVTAVFTGEGATSEGDFHEALNVAAVWELPVLFCVENNGYGLSTPTNEQFKCDNIADKGVGYGMESHIIDGNNILEVYFKVAHLVRDMRINPRPILLEFKTFRMRGHEEASGTKYVPQELLDTWAAKDPLENFTTYLIGENLLTPESIAAYKTEIQVEIDEHLRIAFAEDTIKPNETIELGDVYQKFDYKEVRPSKFITKIRLVDAISEGLRQAMKKFDNLVIMGQDVAEYGGVFKITDGFVNDFGKERVRNTPICESAIVSASMGLSINGMKAVMEMQFADFASSGFNPIVNYLAKSYYRWGENADVVIRMPCGGGVAAGPFHSQTNEAWFTKTPGLKVVYPAFPYDAKGLLATSIEDPNPVLFFEHKGLYRSVYQEVPVDYYTLPLGEASLLRQGDQITIITYGAGVHWALETLDDHTEIRADVLDLRTLQPLDTKAIYDSVIRTGKVIILQEDSLFGGIASDISAMVMENCFEYLDGPIKRVGSLETPIPFNAELEAQYLAKSRFEKDLLELIAY, encoded by the coding sequence ATGAATTACACCGATTTTAAAGTAACGGAAGACGTTAAGTTAAAACTTTATAAATCAATGCTTAAACCTCGTATGGTAGAGGAGAAAATGTTGATATTACTGAGACAGGGCAAAATTTCCAAATGGTTTAGCGGTATTGGTCAAGAGGCTATTTCTGTTGGGGTAACTACAGCTTTAAAGGAAGATGAATATATATTGCCCATGCATAGAAACTTGGGTGTTTTTACAACCAGGGAAATTCCATTATATAGATTATTTGCCCAATGGCAAGGTAAAGCTAGCGGATTTACACAGGGTAGGGACCGTAGCTTTCATTTTGGCACACAAGATTTCAAGATTATCGGTATGATCTCTCATTTAGGTCCGCAGTTAGGTGTTGCGGATGGTATCGCTTTGGCTCATAAACTCAAAAAGGAGAAAAAAGTAACTGCTGTATTCACAGGGGAAGGAGCAACTAGTGAAGGAGATTTTCATGAAGCGTTAAATGTCGCCGCTGTTTGGGAACTTCCTGTACTTTTTTGTGTTGAAAACAATGGGTATGGATTGTCTACTCCCACAAACGAGCAGTTTAAGTGTGATAATATTGCCGATAAAGGTGTGGGTTATGGTATGGAATCGCATATTATTGACGGGAACAATATTTTAGAAGTTTATTTTAAAGTTGCTCATTTGGTAAGGGATATGCGTATAAATCCAAGACCAATTTTGTTGGAATTTAAGACGTTTCGCATGCGCGGACATGAAGAGGCCAGTGGAACAAAATATGTGCCTCAAGAGCTTCTAGATACCTGGGCGGCTAAAGATCCGCTAGAAAATTTTACGACTTATTTAATCGGCGAAAATTTGTTGACCCCAGAAAGTATAGCGGCTTACAAAACTGAAATACAGGTAGAAATTGATGAACATTTGAGAATTGCTTTTGCTGAGGATACTATTAAACCTAATGAAACTATAGAGTTAGGTGATGTGTATCAAAAATTTGATTATAAAGAAGTTAGACCTAGTAAATTTATTACAAAAATCCGTTTGGTAGATGCCATATCAGAAGGTTTGAGACAGGCTATGAAGAAGTTTGATAACCTGGTGATAATGGGACAAGATGTCGCTGAATACGGTGGGGTATTTAAAATTACCGACGGGTTCGTTAACGATTTTGGTAAAGAGAGAGTACGCAATACACCTATTTGCGAATCGGCAATTGTTTCGGCTTCTATGGGTTTGTCCATAAACGGTATGAAGGCGGTTATGGAAATGCAATTTGCGGATTTTGCCAGTAGCGGATTTAATCCTATTGTAAATTATTTGGCAAAGAGCTATTACAGATGGGGAGAAAACGCAGATGTAGTTATACGAATGCCCTGTGGTGGTGGGGTAGCGGCAGGTCCTTTTCACTCCCAGACCAATGAAGCATGGTTTACCAAAACACCCGGTTTAAAAGTTGTGTACCCCGCGTTTCCATATGATGCAAAAGGATTGCTTGCTACGTCAATTGAAGATCCGAATCCGGTATTGTTTTTTGAACATAAAGGGTTGTACAGAAGTGTATACCAAGAAGTACCTGTTGATTACTATACCCTTCCCTTGGGGGAAGCCAGTCTTTTAAGGCAGGGAGATCAAATAACTATTATTACCTATGGTGCAGGAGTGCACTGGGCATTGGAAACTTTAGATGATCATACGGAAATTAGGGCAGATGTATTGGATTTAAGAACCTTGCAACCCCTAGATACAAAAGCTATTTATGATTCGGTTATAAGAACAGGAAAAGTTATAATACTACAGGAAGATAGCCTTTTCGGCGGAATTGCAAGTGATATTTCTGCAATGGTCATGGAGAATTGTTTTGAGTACCTGGATGGTCCAATAAAAAGAGTTGGTAGCTTAGAAACGCCAATACCTTTTAATGCCGAACTGGAAGCACAGTATCTTGCAAAATCTAGGTTTGAAAAAGATTTGTTAGAGCTCATAGCTTATTAA
- a CDS encoding isopenicillin N synthase family dioxygenase — protein sequence MSLVPSVDLTDFLSEDPKRKQKFINEIGKAFEEIGFVALGGHFLSDELVDSLYAEIKAFFDLPDDVKDGYQIEGIGGQRGYTSFGKEHAKGRKEGDLKEFWHFGQYVEDNDKLEKEYPANVIVKELPEFNKVGKETYKMLEKTAKYVLRALALHLNLDEFYFDNFIKNGNSILRPIHYPPIKTEPKNAVRAAAHGDINLITLLMGAHGKGLQVQNHEGEWVDAIAKPDELMINVGDMLSRLTNNKLLSTIHQVVNPPKELWGTSRYSVPFFMHPVSEMPLNCLENCIDDEHPKLYEDITAGEFLHERLIELGLIKK from the coding sequence ATGAGTTTGGTACCTAGTGTAGACTTGACTGACTTTCTTTCGGAAGATCCAAAAAGAAAACAGAAATTTATAAATGAAATTGGAAAAGCCTTTGAAGAGATTGGCTTTGTTGCGTTGGGCGGACATTTCCTGTCCGATGAGCTGGTAGATTCGCTTTATGCAGAGATAAAAGCTTTTTTTGATTTACCTGATGATGTAAAAGACGGGTACCAAATTGAAGGCATAGGCGGGCAACGTGGTTATACTTCTTTTGGTAAAGAACATGCCAAAGGTAGAAAAGAAGGTGATTTAAAAGAGTTTTGGCATTTTGGACAGTATGTTGAGGATAATGATAAGTTAGAAAAGGAATATCCTGCAAATGTCATTGTAAAAGAATTACCTGAGTTTAACAAAGTAGGTAAGGAAACGTATAAAATGTTGGAAAAAACGGCAAAATACGTTTTACGTGCATTGGCCCTTCACTTAAACTTAGATGAGTTTTATTTTGATAACTTCATCAAAAACGGAAATTCAATTTTACGTCCAATCCACTACCCTCCTATAAAGACAGAGCCAAAGAATGCCGTTAGAGCTGCTGCACATGGCGATATAAATTTGATTACCCTTTTAATGGGTGCACATGGTAAAGGTTTACAAGTGCAAAACCACGAAGGCGAATGGGTAGATGCCATTGCAAAACCAGATGAGTTAATGATCAACGTTGGCGATATGCTGTCACGATTAACAAATAATAAATTGCTTTCCACAATCCATCAGGTGGTTAACCCTCCTAAGGAACTTTGGGGCACTTCTAGATATTCTGTTCCGTTCTTTATGCATCCTGTTAGCGAAATGCCGTTAAACTGTTTAGAGAACTGTATTGATGATGAACATCCTAAACTATATGAAGATATTACCGCTGGAGAATTTTTACATGAAAGATTAATTGAGTTAGGGTTAATTAAAAAATAA
- a CDS encoding translation initiation factor has protein sequence MDLKDQLKNLFPDHKPEENEVENKADNPIWLQDDPIICKYEKRKGKPITILEGYTGADEDFKKLAKELKTKLSVGGSFKDDKIIIQGDYRDKIMSILKDKGFAVKRVGG, from the coding sequence ATGGATCTAAAAGACCAGTTAAAAAATCTTTTTCCAGACCACAAACCCGAAGAAAATGAGGTAGAAAATAAGGCGGACAACCCTATTTGGCTTCAAGACGACCCAATAATCTGTAAGTACGAAAAACGCAAAGGTAAACCCATAACAATATTGGAAGGTTATACCGGTGCAGACGAAGATTTTAAGAAATTAGCCAAAGAACTAAAGACGAAATTGAGTGTTGGTGGCAGTTTTAAGGACGATAAAATTATAATTCAAGGAGATTATCGCGATAAAATCATGTCAATACTTAAAGATAAAGGCTTTGCAGTGAAGCGTGTAGGCGGTTAA
- a CDS encoding DUF1835 domain-containing protein, translating to MSSLLHITNGDVFTERLQKLNLDGDVITWREMLCEGQTLPNVGTETFWKARFEFLHKNYKVSKSWFIEKTLKEYRSLCSHKQQDHIVLWFEYDLFCQVNMLAVISWLLTHRKYAQISLVCSGKEDESDKMYSLNELSDEQLLGLYKNKKVLTQDDTEYADYVWQLYCSNNPIRLENLTDFKDYQFDYLGDAVKSHLKRFPSINNGLNDMENTILKLAIDKKPKSKTEYMDVLLKNQGNLGFSNTQYDRAITRLKPLITSLNPVRISKKGKEILEGKTSYYSCIQDNDVYLGGALKYNFLYNTTTNRILKL from the coding sequence ATGAGTTCTCTCTTACACATTACCAATGGAGATGTTTTTACCGAACGCCTTCAGAAATTAAATTTAGACGGTGACGTCATTACATGGCGCGAAATGCTTTGTGAAGGCCAAACACTGCCCAACGTAGGTACGGAAACATTTTGGAAAGCACGTTTTGAGTTTCTCCATAAAAATTATAAAGTTTCAAAATCGTGGTTTATAGAAAAGACACTTAAAGAATACAGATCGCTCTGTAGTCATAAACAACAAGATCATATCGTACTTTGGTTCGAATATGATCTTTTTTGTCAAGTGAATATGCTAGCGGTCATTAGCTGGCTTCTCACCCATAGAAAATATGCCCAAATATCTTTGGTATGTAGTGGTAAGGAAGATGAATCAGATAAGATGTATAGCCTTAACGAGCTATCTGACGAACAATTATTGGGTCTTTACAAAAACAAAAAGGTATTAACACAAGATGATACCGAATATGCCGATTATGTTTGGCAACTTTACTGTAGCAATAACCCTATACGATTAGAAAACCTGACCGACTTTAAGGATTATCAGTTTGATTATTTAGGTGATGCCGTAAAATCCCACTTAAAACGTTTTCCAAGCATTAATAACGGACTTAATGATATGGAAAATACCATTTTAAAATTGGCCATTGACAAAAAACCAAAGTCCAAAACAGAATACATGGATGTGCTGCTTAAAAATCAGGGAAATCTTGGTTTTTCCAATACTCAATATGATCGTGCCATAACACGATTAAAACCTTTGATCACCAGCTTAAATCCTGTCCGTATTTCCAAAAAAGGAAAGGAAATCCTAGAAGGCAAAACAAGCTATTATTCTTGTATTCAAGACAACGATGTGTATTTAGGAGGTGCTTTAAAGTACAATTTCCTCTATAACACCACTACGAACCGAATCTTAAAATTATAG
- a CDS encoding nucleoside phosphorylase: MQLKPAELVINEDGSIYHLNLLPEDIATTVITVGDPDRVGQVSRFFDTIEVRKGKREFHTHTGHLNGKRISVISTGIGTDNIDIVLNELDALVNIDFKTRTLKKEHTSLNIIRIGTSGAIQPNIPIDSFLISEYAIGFDGLLHFYEHSNINYPEIEESFIAHTSWHKTKARPYVLSYSKKLGELFTDNRIRLGFTATNTGFYGPQQRQLRIKPSQMELMEKLSSFSYNALRLTNLEMETSGIYALSQLLDHEAVSLNCILANRSTGEFSTTPTASVDKLIEFCLERLA, encoded by the coding sequence ATGCAACTAAAGCCTGCTGAGCTTGTCATCAATGAAGATGGCAGTATTTATCATCTGAATTTATTACCAGAAGATATTGCAACCACAGTTATCACGGTTGGCGACCCAGATAGGGTTGGTCAGGTTTCCCGTTTTTTTGATACCATTGAGGTCAGAAAAGGAAAACGGGAATTCCATACCCATACCGGGCATTTGAACGGCAAACGAATTTCTGTTATTTCTACCGGCATAGGTACGGATAATATTGATATTGTCTTAAACGAGTTGGATGCATTGGTTAACATTGATTTTAAGACAAGAACATTAAAAAAAGAGCACACTTCTTTAAATATTATTAGAATAGGGACCAGTGGCGCCATACAACCCAACATACCCATTGATTCGTTTTTAATAAGTGAATATGCTATAGGATTTGATGGGCTTCTGCATTTCTATGAGCACAGTAACATTAATTATCCAGAAATAGAAGAATCATTCATAGCACACACCTCTTGGCATAAGACCAAAGCAAGGCCATACGTGCTATCCTACTCAAAAAAACTAGGTGAACTGTTTACGGATAATCGTATACGATTAGGATTCACAGCAACAAATACAGGGTTCTACGGTCCTCAACAGCGACAATTAAGAATTAAGCCAAGTCAAATGGAATTAATGGAGAAACTATCATCTTTTTCCTATAATGCTCTTCGGTTGACCAACCTTGAGATGGAAACTTCGGGTATTTATGCCCTTTCACAGCTACTAGATCACGAGGCCGTATCACTAAATTGTATTTTAGCCAACAGGTCAACCGGGGAGTTCTCTACTACCCCAACCGCTTCGGTAGATAAACTTATTGAGTTCTGTTTGGAAAGATTGGCTTAA
- the ppk1 gene encoding polyphosphate kinase 1 — translation MKKDNLKHRDINWLYFNERVLLEAKSDDTPLLERLKFLAIFSSNLDEYFKVRVSQLRQIKNLDKKFRKKLIFKANSTLQHILQTVNEQQVQFGKVIASTLAQLEEHDIFIKNSKNISENQKQFLEELFLNDIKDACEIHEENAFLTDGALYLVVAHPGDEYSLVKIPTDGQERFIPIPGGGHQFCYIDDAIRLNIDKFLPSKEVLGCYSIKLSRDAELYLDDDYSDVELVEKIYNSLDKRLSGQATRLLYDESMPNWLIDSLKRDFKLGDVDLSPGGTYHNLSDFFSFPAPEGTAHLQYQEKPALPHPELSFTTDIFNSIATKDQLVHFPYQDFKVVEDFLTAAATDPQVKAIKMTIYRIAKSSSLADAILTALDNNKEVTLFVEAQARFDEANNIKWGRIFEEKGAKVIFSIPQVKVHSKIAMVYRTEGEIEKRYAYIGTGNFNAKTSKIYCDHGLFTAHKKITKDLSQVFQVLERKLIVPKLKRLMVSPFTTRITFMNLIQNEITAALNGKKAGITAKMNSLEDSNMIKALYRAANAGVHVRLIVRGFCCYLTSNENPSDGMKDNVYITSIVDRYLEHGRIYLFENGGDELMYIGSADWMTRNLDRRIEVLTPILDEDIFNELKHILSLQLDDNQKARILDVNNTNKKVDMADGDAPIRSQYAIYDYLKSKLNENG, via the coding sequence ATGAAAAAAGACAATTTAAAGCATAGGGATATTAATTGGCTCTATTTTAACGAGCGTGTTCTACTTGAAGCTAAAAGTGATGACACACCGTTGTTAGAACGATTAAAGTTTTTGGCGATATTCTCATCTAATCTAGATGAATATTTTAAGGTTCGTGTCTCTCAGCTTCGTCAAATTAAAAATCTTGATAAAAAGTTTCGTAAAAAATTAATTTTCAAGGCAAATTCTACCTTACAGCATATTTTACAAACCGTAAACGAACAACAAGTACAATTTGGCAAAGTCATAGCTTCTACCCTAGCTCAATTGGAAGAACATGACATATTCATTAAGAATTCCAAAAACATTAGTGAAAATCAGAAGCAATTTTTAGAAGAGCTGTTTTTGAATGACATAAAAGATGCATGTGAGATTCATGAGGAAAATGCATTTTTAACCGATGGTGCGCTTTATTTAGTAGTAGCACACCCTGGAGATGAATATAGCCTTGTTAAAATACCAACAGATGGACAAGAACGTTTTATTCCTATTCCAGGAGGTGGCCATCAATTTTGCTATATAGATGATGCCATAAGGCTTAACATTGATAAATTTCTTCCGTCAAAAGAGGTCCTTGGTTGTTATTCTATTAAACTATCTAGAGATGCGGAATTATATTTGGATGACGATTACTCTGATGTAGAACTTGTTGAGAAAATTTACAATTCTTTGGACAAACGCCTATCCGGTCAGGCCACCAGACTACTTTATGATGAGTCAATGCCAAATTGGCTAATAGATTCATTGAAACGTGATTTTAAACTGGGAGACGTTGATCTTTCACCAGGCGGCACTTACCATAATTTATCCGATTTTTTCTCTTTTCCCGCTCCAGAAGGAACTGCACATTTACAATACCAAGAGAAACCGGCATTGCCTCACCCAGAATTATCATTTACAACGGATATATTTAATAGTATCGCCACAAAAGACCAATTGGTACATTTTCCGTACCAAGATTTTAAGGTGGTTGAAGATTTTTTGACAGCAGCAGCCACAGACCCACAGGTAAAAGCTATAAAAATGACCATTTACCGTATTGCCAAGTCATCATCTCTAGCAGATGCCATATTGACCGCATTGGATAATAATAAAGAGGTCACTTTATTCGTAGAGGCACAAGCAAGGTTCGATGAAGCCAATAACATTAAATGGGGACGTATTTTTGAGGAGAAAGGCGCTAAAGTAATTTTCAGCATACCACAAGTAAAGGTGCATTCAAAAATTGCCATGGTATATAGAACGGAGGGTGAAATTGAAAAGCGCTATGCCTATATTGGCACTGGTAATTTTAATGCCAAAACATCCAAAATTTATTGTGATCACGGTTTATTTACTGCTCATAAGAAAATAACCAAAGATTTAAGCCAGGTGTTTCAGGTGCTGGAACGTAAATTGATCGTACCTAAATTGAAGCGTTTAATGGTTTCGCCGTTTACAACCAGAATTACGTTTATGAACCTTATTCAAAATGAGATTACGGCGGCATTAAACGGAAAGAAAGCTGGTATTACTGCGAAAATGAACAGCCTTGAAGATTCTAACATGATCAAGGCATTGTACAGAGCTGCTAATGCAGGTGTCCATGTTAGATTAATCGTAAGAGGGTTCTGTTGCTATTTAACATCTAACGAAAACCCTAGTGACGGCATGAAAGATAACGTGTACATTACTAGTATTGTAGATCGGTATTTGGAACATGGGCGTATCTATTTATTTGAAAATGGCGGAGACGAACTAATGTACATTGGCTCAGCTGATTGGATGACCCGTAACCTTGATAGAAGAATTGAGGTATTAACACCTATTTTAGACGAGGACATCTTTAACGAATTGAAGCATATTCTGTCATTGCAGCTTGATGACAATCAAAAAGCACGTATACTTGATGTAAACAACACCAACAAAAAAGTTGATATGGCAGATGGTGACGCCCCAATACGATCACAATACGCCATCTATGACTATCTAAAAAGTAAATTGAATGAAAACGGTTAA
- a CDS encoding substrate-binding domain-containing protein — translation MKTVKIIGVPEHFNLPWHLAIEEGAFEERGIQLEWTDIPEGTGKMSQMLKDGETDLAIILTEGIVKSITEGNPVKIIQEYIASPLLWGIHVDAKSSFQSLNELENTTAAISRFGSGSHLMAYVQAKQMGWDTHNLKFNIINNLEGAINGLASGDADYFMWERFTTKPLVDKGTFRHLGNCPTPWPCFVLVGTNTFLEENNGILDHILEIINTYTREFKQIPKIDTTLANRYHQQLEDIQEWLQITDWSQKQLPAETLTHVQNTLRELNLIVDSIPVTDILK, via the coding sequence ATGAAAACGGTTAAGATAATTGGAGTTCCAGAACATTTTAACCTTCCTTGGCATCTAGCCATTGAAGAAGGTGCTTTTGAGGAGCGTGGTATTCAACTTGAATGGACAGATATACCTGAAGGAACAGGTAAAATGAGCCAAATGCTAAAAGATGGCGAAACAGATCTGGCAATCATTTTGACAGAAGGTATTGTTAAGAGCATCACCGAAGGTAACCCCGTAAAAATTATTCAAGAATATATTGCATCTCCCCTGCTTTGGGGTATACATGTAGACGCCAAAAGTTCGTTCCAATCATTAAATGAGTTAGAAAATACCACTGCAGCCATTAGTCGCTTTGGTAGTGGCAGCCATTTAATGGCTTACGTTCAAGCTAAGCAAATGGGATGGGACACCCATAATTTAAAATTCAACATTATAAACAATCTTGAAGGTGCAATTAATGGTTTAGCTTCTGGTGATGCCGATTATTTTATGTGGGAGCGTTTTACCACAAAGCCATTGGTAGATAAAGGAACTTTTAGACATTTAGGAAATTGCCCTACACCATGGCCTTGTTTTGTTCTTGTAGGTACCAACACCTTTCTTGAAGAAAATAACGGAATTCTAGATCATATACTTGAGATAATCAATACCTATACTAGAGAATTTAAACAAATACCTAAAATAGATACTACGCTAGCAAATAGGTATCATCAACAATTGGAAGACATTCAAGAGTGGTTGCAAATAACCGATTGGAGTCAAAAACAGCTACCCGCAGAGACTTTGACCCATGTACAAAACACATTACGGGAACTAAATCTTATAGTAGATTCAATTCCCGTAACAGATATTTTAAAATAG
- a CDS encoding response regulator, which translates to MNNLDRLNTILLVDDDDASNFLHSIFINKLDMDVNINSALNGQEALDFILGKGQEQLELPCMVMLDLRMPVMDGWQFMKAYEDMVPKKLKDQITIVLVTISDNKDDKERANTNKYVADYAQKPLSDDTFKALIQKHFSLATI; encoded by the coding sequence ATGAATAACTTAGACAGGCTGAATACCATTTTACTGGTCGATGATGATGATGCAAGCAACTTCTTGCATTCTATTTTTATCAATAAGCTGGATATGGACGTCAATATTAATTCTGCATTAAACGGTCAAGAAGCTTTAGATTTTATTCTAGGTAAAGGTCAAGAGCAGTTAGAATTACCTTGTATGGTCATGTTAGACCTTAGAATGCCGGTGATGGACGGTTGGCAGTTCATGAAAGCTTATGAGGATATGGTTCCTAAAAAGCTTAAAGATCAAATAACCATTGTTCTAGTTACAATTAGTGATAATAAAGACGATAAAGAGAGAGCTAATACAAACAAATATGTTGCCGATTATGCGCAAAAGCCTTTGTCAGATGATACCTTTAAAGCATTAATTCAAAAGCATTTTAGTTTAGCGACAATCTAA
- the ung gene encoding uracil-DNA glycosylase, producing MNDLLNTLQNKLVPSWRHQLKGEFEKPYFKDLIQFVYNEYSEHTCYPGKNDIFAAFDYCDFNDVKVVIIGQDPYHGPNQANGLCFSVKDGVKHPPSLVNIFKELENDIGKTYPQSGNLEDWAKQGVLLLNATLTVREHEAGSHQKKGWETFTDAVIRSLSENREQLIFLLWGGFAKKKAKLINAKKHSILTSGHPSPLSANRGYWFDNGHFSASNKILNDLGNKMITW from the coding sequence ATGAATGATCTATTGAATACCTTACAAAATAAACTAGTTCCAAGTTGGCGACATCAACTCAAGGGTGAATTTGAAAAGCCTTATTTTAAAGATCTTATACAATTTGTGTACAATGAGTATAGTGAGCACACTTGCTACCCCGGTAAAAATGACATCTTTGCGGCATTTGATTATTGTGATTTTAATGATGTAAAAGTTGTAATTATAGGGCAGGATCCCTACCATGGTCCTAATCAAGCTAATGGATTATGTTTTTCGGTAAAGGATGGTGTAAAACATCCGCCATCATTAGTGAATATATTTAAGGAACTGGAAAATGATATAGGCAAAACATACCCACAGAGTGGAAATCTTGAAGATTGGGCTAAACAGGGTGTTTTATTATTAAATGCTACGCTTACCGTACGGGAACATGAAGCCGGAAGTCATCAGAAAAAGGGGTGGGAAACATTTACCGATGCTGTTATAAGATCGCTTTCAGAAAACAGAGAGCAATTGATTTTTCTATTATGGGGTGGCTTTGCCAAAAAAAAAGCGAAACTGATCAATGCAAAGAAGCATTCGATTTTAACATCGGGTCACCCATCGCCATTAAGTGCTAATCGTGGGTACTGGTTTGATAATGGACATTTTTCTGCCAGTAATAAAATTTTGAATGATTTAGGCAATAAAATGATAACGTGGTAA